One Balaenoptera ricei isolate mBalRic1 chromosome 16, mBalRic1.hap2, whole genome shotgun sequence genomic window carries:
- the ZNF488 gene encoding zinc finger protein 488 yields the protein MAAGKGALRSPSAENRWRLSEPEQGWGRKPVLLEKTNCLGSEAAPGSGGRDEACAEMALSAAPGKLRLGKLMPWKACWEQRQSAFMEVPRLKKRLGGRQAQERVHSGSAGQPGPQQLALDISRDLASITCFSVWPGGAHGEQRSAFSKPTRSPAGRPGPASVFQAGGPVDALGELLGLINTVDVTCWGRLSKSKILVGDFWNLQMVPPNAPLCGTFLGDPMLWLKHATAQIPTPPSCSSTASWALLPPTLTSLGLSTQNWCAKCNLSFRLTSDLVFHMRSHHKKEHVGPDLHSKRLREEALTCPVCHEYFRERHHLSRHMTSHS from the coding sequence ATGGCTGCCGGGAAGGGAGCTCTGCGGAGCCCTTCAGCTGAAAACAGATGGCGGCTTAGTGAACCCGAGCAGGGCTGGGGCCGCAAGCCAGTGCTGCTGGAGAAAACAAACTGCCTGGGCTCTGAGGCTGCCCCGGGCAGCGGTGGCCGGGATGAGGCCTGTGCCGAGATGGCGCTGTCAGCAGCCCCGGGCAAGCTCAGGCTGGGAAAGCTGATGCCCTGGAAGGCTTGCTGGGAACAGAGGCAGAGCGCCTTCATGGAGGTGCCTCGGCTCAAGAAGAGGCTTGGGGGCAGGCAGGCCCAGGAGAGGGTGCACAGTGGCTCTGCAGGCCAGCCTGGCCCCCAGCAGCTGGCCCTGGACATCTCCAGGGACCTGGCTAGCATCACCTGCTTCTCAGTGTGGCCTGGTGGAGCCCACGGGGAGCAGAGAAGTGCCTTCAGCAAGCCCACCAGGAGTCCAGCAGGGAGACCGGGGCCAGCCTCCGTCTTCCAGGCAGGCGGACCTGTAGACGCCCTGGGGGAGTTGCTGGGACTCATCAACACAGTAGATGTCACTTGCTGGGGTCGACTTTCCAAGTCCAAGATTTTGGTGGGTGATTTCTGGAACCTGCAAATGGTGCCACCAAATGCTCCTCTCTGCGGCACTTTCCTGGGTGACCCCATGCTGTGGCTCAAGCATGCCACGGCCCAGATACCCACACCTCCGTCGTGCTCCTCCACTGCCTCTTGGGCCCTGCTGCCCCCCACGCTCACCTCCCTGGGCCTGTCCACCCAGAACTGGTGCGCCAAATGCAACCTCTCCTTCCGCCTGACCTCCGACCTGGTCTTCCACATGCGGTCCCACCACAAAAAGGAGCACGTGGGGCCCGACCTGCATTCTAAGAGGCTGAGAGAAGAGGCCCTCACATGCCCCGTTTGCCACGAGTACTTCCGCGAGCGCCACCATCTCTCCCGGCACATGACTTCTCACAGTTAA